From Desulfobacterales bacterium, the proteins below share one genomic window:
- a CDS encoding MFS transporter, with the protein MKHEHSIGLETSVFCLVAATFTTIYITQPVLPVLQAEFGVSETMASLSISVVVLGIALSTLPFGKIADLFPLKPIILIGGTMVTACGLLCAATRSLPLLIAARFIQGLFLPSLSSCLAAYLGRSLPPHRLNVVMGCYVSATVAGGLGGRLLGGWIHPPLHWRYAFITASILLFIATVAAVKWLPGEESNAGKAAEDNNLGFIKLLSRYDLLRLYSVGFGSFFVFSSVFNYLPFYLAGSDFNASTRLITMMYLSYIIGVIMGPVAGNISNRFGNGPTMALGAVAFGLSLFFTLIHSIAAIILSLAGICAGFFAIHSTAVGALNLKLSCSRGRANSLYVLFYYLGGYTGITISGYVYVHFEWIGVVLLGAAMLMIPLGTGIIEMYKAAGSGR; encoded by the coding sequence ATGAAACACGAGCATTCCATCGGTCTGGAGACCTCTGTCTTCTGCCTGGTGGCCGCCACGTTTACTACCATCTATATCACTCAGCCCGTTCTTCCCGTGCTTCAGGCAGAATTCGGTGTCAGTGAAACCATGGCTTCGTTATCCATCTCAGTGGTAGTTCTCGGCATTGCGCTCTCGACCCTCCCCTTTGGTAAAATTGCCGATCTGTTTCCTCTCAAGCCCATTATCCTGATCGGGGGGACCATGGTGACGGCATGCGGCCTGTTGTGTGCCGCAACCCGAAGCCTTCCGCTTCTGATTGCAGCCCGTTTTATACAGGGGTTGTTTCTGCCCTCTTTGAGCTCATGCCTGGCTGCCTATCTGGGAAGAAGCCTTCCTCCCCACAGGCTGAATGTGGTCATGGGATGTTATGTTTCGGCTACGGTAGCCGGGGGACTGGGGGGGCGACTTCTCGGGGGGTGGATACATCCGCCGCTTCACTGGCGCTATGCGTTTATCACCGCATCGATTCTCCTGTTTATCGCAACGGTGGCCGCGGTCAAATGGCTTCCCGGTGAAGAATCCAATGCCGGAAAAGCGGCGGAAGATAATAACCTGGGATTTATCAAACTGCTTTCCAGATACGATCTGCTGAGGCTCTATTCCGTGGGGTTTGGTTCATTTTTCGTGTTTTCATCCGTGTTCAACTACCTGCCGTTTTATCTGGCCGGATCGGATTTCAATGCCTCCACCCGTCTGATTACGATGATGTATCTGTCGTATATTATCGGGGTTATCATGGGACCGGTTGCCGGTAACATCAGCAACCGGTTCGGAAACGGTCCGACCATGGCGTTGGGTGCGGTGGCTTTCGGACTGTCTCTTTTCTTCACGCTGATTCATTCCATCGCTGCCATCATTCTGAGCCTTGCAGGCATCTGTGCGGGGTTTTTTGCGATTCATTCCACTGCGGTAGGGGCTTTGAACCTGAAGCTCTCCTGCAGCCGGGGGCGTGCCAATTCGTTGTATGTGCTCTTTTATTACCTGGGCGGGTACACGGGTATCACCATCAGCGGATACGTGTATGTGCATTTTGAGTGGATCGGTGTTGTCCTGTTGGGCGCTGCGATGCTGATGATTCCTCTGGGGACGGGTATCATTGAAATGTATAAGGCTGCCGGGTCCGGCCGATGA
- a CDS encoding heme ABC transporter ATP-binding protein, with product MNAVNAINASALTYAYGQSSVLNDISFSVRKSDFFIIIGPNGSGKTTLMKILAGIERPASGTVEIMNRPLHGYSRKDLARIVAFVPQTVSMDFPFTVLEVVLMGRSPHLGMLGLHERKDLDIAVQALAFTGVEHLAGRSIAQLSGGERQRVFIARAICQEPDVIFLDEPTAALDLAHQVRVMDLMEKMKHEKGITVVMVSHDVNLAAMYGDQLLLIKEGKIVSLGRPDEVLTFETLETAYGCTLLVDESPMGKVPRVTLVPRKFMNADRR from the coding sequence ATGAACGCCGTTAACGCCATTAACGCCAGTGCACTAACCTATGCGTACGGGCAGTCGTCCGTGCTCAACGATATCTCTTTTTCGGTTCGAAAGAGCGATTTTTTTATCATTATCGGTCCGAACGGTTCTGGAAAAACCACTTTGATGAAGATCCTTGCCGGAATTGAAAGGCCCGCCAGCGGGACCGTTGAAATTATGAACCGGCCGTTGCACGGGTATTCGCGAAAAGATCTGGCGCGAATCGTCGCCTTTGTTCCTCAAACCGTGTCCATGGATTTTCCGTTTACGGTGCTGGAGGTGGTGCTTATGGGACGTTCGCCTCATCTGGGCATGCTGGGGCTGCATGAGCGAAAGGACCTTGATATTGCAGTTCAGGCACTTGCCTTTACCGGCGTTGAGCATTTGGCCGGCCGCAGCATCGCACAGCTCAGCGGCGGTGAACGTCAACGGGTATTTATCGCCCGTGCCATCTGTCAGGAGCCGGACGTTATTTTTCTGGATGAGCCTACCGCGGCGCTGGATCTGGCCCACCAGGTCAGGGTGATGGACCTGATGGAAAAAATGAAACATGAAAAAGGAATCACCGTGGTGATGGTGTCCCATGATGTGAATCTGGCCGCCATGTACGGGGATCAGCTGCTGCTGATAAAAGAGGGAAAAATTGTCAGTCTGGGAAGGCCCGATGAGGTACTCACCTTTGAAACGCTCGAAACCGCCTATGGATGTACCCTCCTGGTGGATGAAAGCCCCATGGGAAAGGTCCCCAGGGTGACGCTGGTACCCCGTAAATTTATGAACGCAGACCGGAGGTAA
- a CDS encoding DnaJ domain-containing protein, with protein sequence MKIVLTILGLLYVICPYDLDFIVGWGWIDDLVILVLLWKYFYSGKARKQPGFSRPRGYSGTGENTGSYQNRSRDNVSGTQETDAEKDPYIILGIDKTASIEDIKKAYKELASRYHPDKVSYLGDEFRTLAETKFKKIQQAYQKLCPK encoded by the coding sequence ATGAAAATTGTATTGACCATTCTGGGTCTGCTGTATGTAATCTGCCCATATGACCTCGATTTCATAGTCGGATGGGGGTGGATCGATGACCTTGTCATATTGGTTTTGCTCTGGAAATATTTTTACTCCGGCAAGGCCCGAAAGCAACCCGGGTTCTCCAGACCCCGGGGGTATTCGGGTACCGGAGAGAACACCGGCTCCTATCAAAACCGGTCTCGGGATAACGTTTCAGGTACGCAGGAAACGGATGCCGAAAAAGACCCCTATATCATTCTGGGTATCGATAAAACCGCCTCCATTGAAGATATCAAAAAAGCGTACAAAGAGCTTGCCAGCAGATATCACCCCGACAAGGTCAGTTATCTCGGAGACGAGTTCAGGACCCTTGCCGAAACAAAATTCAAAAAAATTCAGCAGGCCTATCAGAAACTGTGCCCGAAATAA
- a CDS encoding cobalamin-binding protein, whose amino-acid sequence MGRRWKQIGILWVTAALVLISSRGFGICVTDQLGRQITVTDDVKRVIALAPSITEIVFALGQDHRLVGVTQFSNYPDEVAKFPRVGSYVHLDLEKIVALKPDLCIAIKDGNPREIAFRLQAMNIPVYAVDPRDLKTVMNTISEIGDLLDARENARILVRKMQTRIGKVKAMVEKSQHRPGVFFQIGISPIVSVGTHTFTHELISIAGGTNLSEGPVPYPRFSKEQVIALSPEVLIITSMARERGFDEILSQWTCWPDLPAVKYQRISVVDSDIFDRPTPRLVDGLELLLTLIHPELVKEQQ is encoded by the coding sequence TTGGGACGTCGATGGAAGCAGATAGGGATTTTATGGGTGACGGCAGCGCTGGTGCTGATATCATCCCGTGGGTTCGGAATATGTGTTACGGATCAATTGGGCCGTCAGATTACAGTGACTGATGACGTTAAACGGGTGATTGCACTGGCACCCAGCATAACCGAAATCGTGTTTGCCCTCGGGCAGGACCACCGTCTGGTTGGGGTGACACAATTCAGTAATTATCCGGATGAAGTGGCAAAGTTCCCCAGGGTCGGCTCCTATGTACATCTGGATCTGGAAAAAATTGTCGCGTTGAAACCGGATCTGTGTATTGCCATCAAGGACGGGAATCCGCGCGAAATCGCCTTTCGGCTTCAGGCAATGAATATACCGGTGTATGCGGTGGATCCAAGAGATCTGAAAACGGTGATGAATACGATTTCGGAAATAGGGGATCTGCTCGATGCCCGTGAAAATGCGCGAATACTGGTCCGGAAGATGCAGACACGCATCGGGAAGGTGAAAGCCATGGTTGAGAAAAGCCAGCATCGACCGGGGGTGTTTTTCCAGATCGGCATATCCCCCATTGTGTCGGTTGGAACCCATACATTCACCCATGAGCTGATATCGATTGCCGGAGGCACGAACCTTTCGGAGGGTCCGGTACCGTATCCCCGGTTTTCCAAAGAGCAGGTAATCGCTTTATCGCCGGAGGTTCTTATCATCACCTCCATGGCCAGAGAACGCGGGTTTGACGAGATTCTGTCCCAGTGGACCTGCTGGCCGGATCTGCCTGCCGTAAAGTATCAGCGTATTTCCGTGGTGGATTCTGATATCTTTGACCGTCCAACCCCCCGACTGGTCGATGGGCTTGAACTCCTATTGACCCTGATTCATCCCGAACTGGTAAAGGAGCAGCAGTGA
- a CDS encoding PilZ domain-containing protein, whose translation MKNNQRKRPRYPVKIDGMVITPEASIPILATEISVDGIRIQSSKPISSGTNISISLQFEEEIWLYGTVIWALDSGSESQRIYQIGIETYAIGIPEIKAISFPEKAELFEEILSRLQKMGQQEKNSSLQEGL comes from the coding sequence ATGAAAAACAATCAAAGAAAACGCCCCCGATATCCGGTAAAAATTGATGGAATGGTTATCACTCCCGAAGCGTCAATCCCGATACTCGCAACGGAAATCAGTGTTGACGGCATCAGAATTCAGTCGTCAAAGCCCATCAGCTCCGGAACCAATATCTCCATATCTCTCCAGTTCGAAGAAGAGATATGGTTGTATGGAACGGTCATCTGGGCATTGGATTCAGGCTCAGAAAGTCAACGCATCTATCAAATCGGAATTGAAACATATGCTATTGGGATTCCTGAAATCAAAGCAATTTCGTTTCCGGAAAAGGCCGAGCTTTTTGAAGAAATCCTGAGCCGGTTACAAAAAATGGGGCAACAGGAAAAAAACTCATCATTACAGGAGGGGCTATAA
- a CDS encoding iron ABC transporter permease, which produces MKATPRSLTKRMLAVSVALTGVLCVAMLLGLSVGSSGSSLSTVVSILTGSNPTDSMASSIIWQIRLPRVFLAALVGATLSLGGLVFQALLRNPLAEPYILGISGGSAVGAIIGILAGLSRFPGVSLTSFAGSMITLGLILMISFGQTLIKKESILLSGVMINSFCSAAIMFLISMTQDSRLHNIMFWLMGDLSMADMHQIAILAACLLPCFVLIFWLSHTMNILLMGKELAQTMGVNVKLVTLALLATTSFMVSATVSSCGLLGFVGLVMPHLLRLLLGPDHRVLVPACLLGGGAYMVFCDLLARAIPEQGEMPAGVITAMIGAPLFIILLKKTKR; this is translated from the coding sequence GTGAAAGCCACCCCCCGGTCTCTGACAAAACGGATGCTGGCCGTTTCAGTGGCTCTGACGGGGGTGCTTTGCGTGGCAATGCTCCTGGGGCTGTCTGTCGGTTCTTCGGGAAGCAGCCTCTCAACCGTTGTCAGTATCCTGACGGGAAGCAATCCGACGGATTCCATGGCCTCGTCCATCATCTGGCAGATTCGGCTTCCCCGTGTTTTTCTGGCAGCATTGGTCGGAGCGACGCTTTCTCTGGGAGGGCTCGTTTTTCAGGCCCTGCTGAGAAATCCTCTGGCGGAACCCTATATTCTCGGGATTTCCGGCGGATCGGCGGTCGGTGCCATTATCGGCATACTGGCGGGTTTATCGCGGTTTCCGGGGGTCAGCCTCACCTCCTTTGCCGGCAGCATGATCACTCTGGGATTGATTTTGATGATCTCCTTCGGGCAGACGCTTATTAAAAAAGAATCCATTTTGCTTTCCGGCGTTATGATCAATTCGTTCTGCTCTGCTGCAATCATGTTTCTGATCTCCATGACACAGGATTCACGGCTTCATAATATCATGTTCTGGCTGATGGGGGACCTTTCCATGGCCGATATGCATCAGATCGCCATCCTCGCGGCATGTCTCCTGCCGTGCTTTGTGCTGATTTTCTGGCTGTCTCATACGATGAATATTCTCCTGATGGGAAAAGAGCTGGCCCAGACCATGGGGGTGAACGTTAAACTGGTGACCCTGGCGCTGCTGGCTACCACCTCGTTTATGGTCAGTGCTACGGTCAGCAGTTGCGGGTTGTTGGGGTTTGTAGGTCTGGTCATGCCTCATCTGCTCAGACTCCTGCTGGGGCCGGACCACCGGGTGCTGGTTCCGGCATGTCTGTTGGGCGGGGGGGCATACATGGTGTTTTGTGATCTTTTGGCCAGGGCCATTCCCGAGCAGGGGGAAATGCCGGCCGGTGTCATTACGGCAATGATCGGCGCGCCTCTGTTTATTATCCTGCTGAAAAAGACAAAACGATGA